The genome window TAAAACATTCTAAGTGCATAAATACAAtcataattacacacacacatagattcCTATGTATAcccatatgtgtgtatatttatagtttcttttttggaGGGGTCTTGGCTAcctcttctctctgttttctgcTGTTCTTGAACATACCTTCCCACCTCACCCCCCCCAGTCTGGCCACAAAGCAACCAACATTAATAGCCTAGTATGTATCCCtccatacatacacatgcatatgcaGGTTTCTTGGTTAATGCTTTACAAAAATGAGATTTTGTATTTCTCACTCAATAGTACCTCATGCAAATTCTTCTAAGTCAACTTGTATagttatatcttatttttttaatggtttcatcATATTACATATGTGGATGTTCATAATATATTCAGTCACTTCTTATTAGGTATTcactttgtttctggtttttgccACAACAAACATTGTAGCAATACAAATTATTATGTGTAACTCTATGCATATTagtgctttttatttctattggagTGGTTTCTGGGGCAAATAAATATGATTCAGCCAACATCCTGATTCTGCATCTTCCTGGCCATAACAAGGACAGAAGCTCCCGTGGCAGTCCAATAATCTATGGCATGGTTTTAGGAATTGGACCTAGAATTTCAGCCTAATGTTTATCTCCTGAGCCCTACCAATGTGTTTCTGAGCAAAGTATATATGCTTTAATAAATCCTTTTCTATTTGAACCACCTAGAGAGGATTATATTGCATACAACTAAAAATCCTAGCTGatctaatgtattttaaattttaataaaggacagtaaaaatattttgaataaaatactGCTCATATTCAAGATGATGACACTCTCCTGTCCTTGGTAGAGAGATGGCTTTGGGTTCCTTTTCTAGAAAAGATAAAAGATGAGTACAAATCTACTAATTTGTTTAGCAGGAATTAACATTGCATGTCTTACATTTCAACTGGAAAGATCTGCTTATCTTTCATAAGCAGCGCTACTGGGCAGTAGATGGCCCAACTCCACGGGGCTTCCTCTTCCTTTGTAAGTGTGAGAACTCTCAGAGAGAAATGCCAGACCCTCCTCATTCCTCCTCTCTTTTGCAGCCAGGTACATTGATCTCCACTTGTTGGTTGGTTGCTTTTTGGTACAaatggaaggagaagagagacggAGTCATTGTTTTCTAAAACCACTCATATGGCTGATCTTATTCAATAGCCACCAGAAAGATTTATTTGAATACTTTTGTCCACCACACTCCGCCccccaccttttcttttttgtattcttcctGAAACTTTCacacttaaaaataatcatttgagGATGGGAATAAAAACCAAGTCACATAATGCATctatttaaatcatttatttcaaCACAGGCATTGTTTCAAATTTGTACCTTGTCTTGTAACACATTTCATATCTAGAGAACAGGTTTGAGAACAAGTACATAAAAGGATTATTTGAcaacattttaaacaaaagtgCTTAAGGCTTATTACATGTTTCAGAAACACAGAAGTGCCAGTCACAAAGAGcctcaaagtaaaatatttacatatttacactGTACATTTAAATGGGTTATTCTGaagcattattactattattaacaaTAAACTCTTAGCCATAAGGCCTCTTTAACCCTCTGGCATTCAATGGAGTATATTACTTTTATGGAGGTGTGGATATTCCAGTTTGATACCTAGCTTTACCATAATGTAAGTGGACTTTATTTCACCACCTCAAGTACAGGCACACATGTACCTTCTACACAAAGCAGCTCTTATTAGCCTATCATCAGCCAAAACCTTGTTAGTAGCAGTTGGAGTTTTATTAACAGCGATGTATTTACAATAAAAGGGGGTAAATTATTTAGAGGGAAgtctctaaaaattaaaataatctcatTAAGTCCTATTTTAAATGGACTTTACATGTAAAATTTATGGCTATAGAAGTCTATTATTTAAACAAGTTAATAATTTACCAGGTACTTATTAGTATTGATTCCCTCATTATTTACTCCATTTATGTGACTATTTACTTTAatcatgattatatattttagaaaacgaGTTATGAGTATAAAAATGACTATTATAAATTACTACAGCTATAccaaaaatgaatattaaaaagcaGTTTGTATGTTAAAATACATAGACATCTGCTATACTTCTTTAACGAAGTGTTTTATAAAGGTATAAAATTATAGAAGGTGCTATTTTCATGAATTTTCTGTTTGCTTGATTTTTGAGCCAGACCAACAAGCAAACATTACCAATAGTGCAAGTGAGCATTGGCCATCAATGACCTTTGAATTCAGATGGTAGATTCTAGTACAGAGAATCAGGGTCCCGAAGTAGTTGTTTAGCCTGATCTTAACTTACCTGTTGATATAGGCTAAATTCAGTGAAAAATAAGCTAACTTCATCTCACCTTTTGTAACATATGTGTAGACTcagaatatttaccaaaatagattggtaaatgatcatttaaaaaaccaagaatcttaatattaaaatattaactgcaaatattttaaaattaaatagaaaacataggtcatggtttatgaattttatttaaataatcagataaatagaaaaaggaaGGTAGAATTTACAAACATACATGAAACAAAGAATAAACTGTTATTTATTCTTCACCATACAAATTTGAATGGAAATGTTTAGAACAGTTGATTTAGAATTCTACTATCAGTCTCTTTGAGGTCAGGATTGGCCAGAGCTTGAAGTTTAAGACAATTTATAGATTGAAGAAATAGCTTTCATGTAATTACCTCATTTTCCTTAGTTTTGAGTTTCATGGGAACAATGAAAACTAGCTCTGGCATTTTGCTTCTAGGCAAGGCAATGGTTAGGAGGATAATAATTATATAGTCCTTTCTTGCATTGCTATCAGTTCCAAATTTCTGTATACTTCCCCAACACCTACCATTATCCTTAATTTATATGGATGAAATAGACTAGGTgagaaaaatggaaactaaaatgaGGCCAGGAAGCAAATATAAACCAAACAAGATGAAATCCATTCATGTTGACCCTCACAGTACTAAGATCCAGGATGGCATGATTTCTGTAGTTCTAGCAGATTAGCTTCACTGCCACCTATTTATTGGTCTTTACGCTGATTAGGAGGAGAGAAAACCCCAAAAGTTCCACATGGCAAATAAAGAGTTAGGAAAACCAAGTTATCAGTGGGTGTGACAAGTTATTTAGTCTAGATAAATTATTGAAGGAATCATAGTGACGAACCCTTAGAAGCTCTGCCTTCTAATTTCCAAGGGTTTGGTAAATGATCTGGCAAAGAAGCCTGTGAACCCCAAGGTGTCAGATCTGACTTGGTAGTACTTTAGGGACTTGACCAAGGCTACCACTTGCAACTAAAATGTCTCACATGGAAAAAAGTGTTCTATCctgcaaataaagaaaatttttaaatggatggttctggagaaatggaaaaaaaaaggaacagttgCTGAGAGAGCTGCAGTAAGGATGTCAGTCTCATGAAGGGATGTCTGCTTATCTCTAcccctcagttatgttcccttcCTAAGCAGAAATTTTGTGGCTAAGCCAGCCTCTGTACCATCCTAGAAACTATTTCAAAGGAATTCCTAGGAGTACTAACGTTCTTTGGCTTACTAGGGATTCACCTCTTCACCTATTATCTCAACAAGCACTTCAAATATGTGTCTCCCTGGCTCCACTATGGATAAAACAGGATGTCCTTATAGAAATCCCCTTATCtttgttcaaaagaaaaaaaaaccccaaaacccaaaCTCTAAACCTCCTAAATGTTGATGAGTCAGACAGGATAATAATACTTACTCCATTGTTATCACCCTACATTTTATTTAATGCCATGAATATAAGGCATGGAAGAGGCAAGACAGAGTTTTGCTGTTGTGCTGGGATATTAAATTTGTAAATCACCGTGAAAGGTATAAGAAAGTTAGGGGGAAAATAGAGCAGAAAACCAAAACTGGACAGTGAATTAGAGATTAAGTTTGGGCTGAGTGGCAGCAGGCCAAGGATATatacagaggaagaaaacagCAGAGAATCCCTCTAAACAAGAATTCATTGCTCTAGAATTCAGGAAGTCTATATATAGGgtgtggagggggaaaaaaagagaatttggaTTATTTCAGAGCAGGAACTGCCcagactagatttttttttctaatatctgtCCTTTCCGTAGACATACATATTTGCACTTTATTTACATTACAAACTTTTGGTGAAAAGGTTATACATTTTATAGAAAAAGCCTCACAGTTCTGACTCTTTGTCATTTTCATCCAGGTAGTATTCGTCATCCGTGGTTGTGTCTGTGTCACAATCCGAGTCTACTGGATCATCTTCATAGATATTAAGTGGTGCACTTAGAGATAAGCCACCTTCTGGCATCTGATTACTAGGAGAATTAGAACTTGATGACTCTGTTGGGTTAGCAGTGTTAACTACATCATCTTTCAGGAAGCCAGGGTTCTTAAGAAAACTTGGTTTCCATAATCTTCCTTGTGTGAGTGACCTCTTTACATTCGCCAAGAAAGCCAGTTGTTGTTCTTTCCCAAATATCCCATAGTCAATAGGTCTGGATATAGATGTTGCAGACCTAGGACCCATTTTTGGCCTGCTGTTGTACAAAGCCCAACTTTCATTTTCATCACAGGAGGGAAGTTCAGAAAAAGATTTGAATCTTCGACTGTACCCACTGTTGTTAGAGAATTCATTCCCAAGGGTCCGTTGACTCAGGGCATTGTCAATAGAAGTACTTTCAGAAAAATGACGCTCTCTGACTTTTGGAGGGTGACTTTTTTGTAGTAGAGCACGGTGCACATTGATgctttttaaactctttaaacAATAGGGGTGTGGCTCAGGTTCCCACTCCAGAGATGAAGCACTCCTTTGTTGTTGCTGAAAACTGGCCAGTGGCATGCTTACTGTAGATTTCTCTGCAGGCTCCAATTGAAAAGGAGGGTTCAGCCCCCTCCGATGGTCAGGGAAGTCTGCTTCCCTGAGGCTGATCAATGAGGGTTGGGCCAGGGCTTCTGACTCTCTTTCCAAAATCTGAGCTACTGTCACATCCTTAGAATTCTCATACTTTAGTTGTgattctgagatttttttaaactcgTTTTGATATGGCTGTGAAATGTTGTTAGACTTCTGATTGCTTAAGTGTGTAGAAGTTTCTCTGTTGGTTACTGCAGTAACCTGGAGAGGGTCCTCGGATTTCTCCACATTTACTCCATCATTACTTAACCTGCTTTCATCTGTGGACTCTGTGGACTTTAAAGTAGGCACAGGGGAGTGTGGGTTGCACTCTGGTGTGCCAAGGGATAAGGTGCTAAAGCCAGAACTGTTCCCACTTTGAGGAAAGATAGTTACATGTCTTCTGGGGTATAAATCTTCAGCTGGAaattttctgcttgctttggacATAACTGCCAATCTGTGTTTAACTGAAgatctgtttttccctttttctaggTCATCCAagctttttttacttttattacttcCTTCAGGAAGTGAAGGTTGATTCCATGCCAACTCCTGCATCTCATCTTTAGCCTTGCTCTCTGTCATATTTACCTCCTGACTTCTTTGAGGTAGTTCTCTGGGTTCAGACTGCAAACTGTCTAAATCTTGTTCACTTGAACAAGTCTTCTCATCAAGCTGTAGTTTATGCAAGGCTGGAGTAAGAGCAAAGACTTGGCTTTCTGAGTCAGAAAGTGGTTTATCAGGGTTTTTTGGGAAATCTTTTCTAATTTCCCCTCTTACTTCCCCAGGCTGCAATCCATTGGAGCTATCATCTATAGCTATGCCTGTTATATCTTTCTGAAGACTTCCAGTAGCTGTAATGGCTATAGCACTACTTGTACACTCCCCAGAACTTCTAATGATTTGGGAATTTTCAACATTCTCTTCTGAATTGGCTGGGAGGTTAGAAAAATCACTGTTACCTGATTTAATGGATTGCTGACAATTTTCAGATTTCTctcttgtaacttttttttcctgaagcatTGGTGAAGTATACAGGGTTTCACTTCgcaattttttccctttctctttttcactttgtGAATCACATAAAGGTGTTTTAGCTAAGTTGTGTGGGGAAATCTCTCTAGATTTAGGTTCTCCTTTATGAAGAGAAACATCTGCTTCAATAGAAGCAACTTCCTGTAATGTAGGTTCTGAGGACCCAAAACTCGGTAATTGTAAACCAGTCATATTTTCAGTGGTGTGAGAAAGATGGCTGTTCTCCTGAGCAGAGCTGACCTGCATCTTTAGATCTTTAGATGAAGGTGTTCCTGACTGCTCTTGTGTAGAACAATTTACTTTGTCTTTTTCTAAAGCATTAGGAGATGTTTTAGTCCCCACTTTAGTTGATTCTGTAAGTGAATCGATATTTTGTGTATACTTTTGAAGAAGGTTACAGAATTTTTTGCTGTGTTTCCTTGGTAGAGTATAATATATTGAAATCACCTCAAGACATTTCACATTATCTTCATCaccagaaacagaaaacatactAGTAGTCTTAAATTTATGTAATGTTTTCCCACTTTCTTTGCCTGACAAATCTGCAGAAAAAGGTAAAGGGTGTTCATTTGGATGGGAAAACATACCTGTCCTGGAGGCAGAAATTCTACCATTCTTTTCAGTGCATTCTTGAAAGTATTCCTTCTGGTGGTGTCTGTTGCTTAAAGAACACTCCCGAACAGATGAGTCACTTCCCAGAGGGTTAATGAGTCTCTCCCAAGGCTTTACTGTTATAGTAGAAGCATCTGTACCTGAGACTAAaccttcttctctttcatctcttCCAGTTGAGGCATATGGCACCCCTGAGGGACATGACACAGCCCTCTTGATGAGGACTTGAAGTGGTCCTTTTCTAACAGAAGCAGATCCAATGTTTGTCATATTTGTCATCCCCTCTGTGGCTTCAGGTGGTACTGAGACTGAGTCTGAAACTACTCTGGAACATTTGCTCTCTGACTCACAAGAACTGGGACTGAATTTGTTTGATGTGTACTTCCCTACTGGATCTTCCACATCATTTTTGATTTGGAATGCAAGTGGCTCATTCCTAAACGAAGAAGGCATTATCTTACTTTCAGACTTCCTGTTATTGATGAGAAAACTAGCTGATTTTCTTGGTAAGGTACAGTAAATTGTGTGAAGCTCAGGAGGCTTGGAATTGCTTTCAGTTCCCTCAATGAGGTTACTGCTGTCACTTGTAGGTATTGATCTACTTTCCGTTTTGCTTAATTTTTCGGTATAGGATATACGTcgtcttatttttccttttccctttccatCCCTGAAAGGAGGATGTGAATGGCATTTGACAACATCACCCACTTCATTATGTACACGCATACAATAAACATTACTCTTTTGGTTTTCTGAGTGGCTTAGGGAAAATTGACTATTTTGGTTCTTGCAAtcattgtctttttcttctctttctcccagaGACAGATCTTTGCTTGAAGGACATTTCCAGGAGAACCCTGTAGGAGAAGGAATCACCAGAGCATCAAGGCAAGAATCATTTGATGGTGAGGAATCTGGTAGTGTACCTGATGACAGATCTAAAGAATCACATGGCATATTGTGGTCGGCAGGTGGCTTGCTACAGTTGGTAGAATAAGTTGTGGTACATTGTTCTTCCTTGGTATCTAAAACAGCAGGCTTTTCTGGAGACTGTACATTTTGATTATCAGTACGTTCAGGACTCCCgtggttatttttaataatgcttgaaatatctttatttctttctgttaatTCCTGGTGACAACCTTCATTTGGGCTGAGAAAAGGTGATGTTGTTCTGCTTTCCTGAATGAAAGGAAGGGAAGTTGCTGAGCCAAGTTTTCTGTTCCCAGTATAACTCTTATCTTTTTTTAGTTCATTGGCTTTATGAATTTTGGAGATATCTCTCCTGGAAATGACTCCAGGCAAACTTTTTGAACTTATTGTCATAGAtgcattaaaaacaaatctgTTGCTCTTGGCTGAGTCCTGGGAGAGGAGGTTTTGAAAATCAGGTAAAGGGTTAGAAATTACAGTCTGTGAAACAAGTTGGGGTATTTCACCTGTCATGTTTGTCTGGTCTATCTTGTttagttgtttgtctttttccaaAACAGTTCCATTCAAGTCTTTCTCATTATTCACTTCTGTGACCAAGATATTGGGTTGGCTTTCAGTCAGAGATGGAGAATCAACTGAATCACTGTTGGTCCCAGTGATTTCTGTATAGTTTCTGTTTGGAAGAGAAGCAGGCTTAATTTTCTGCAAAGTGACTGTGGGATTCTGAAAGCTGGGACTCTGAGGATTCCCTCTGTCATCAGGAATCTGTGGGAAGGTAGTTTTGAATGAGGATGCTAGAGTTTGAGCAATTCCAAATGGGTAAGGTTCTCTGTTTATATGTAGTTCCATAGGAGAACTGTCCTGTAGACATTCTAACCCACCAGATTTGATGTGATAGCTTGAACCAGACATGGAGCAAACATGTGGTGCGCTGAAATGAGTAGACTGGTTCCTATTAACTTGTGACACCTCCATGCTCTCCAGTGTGGATGCCTGAGAATCAAACTGTGAGGGATGTGGCTTCTCTTGGTTTCTGGAAATATTTGTTCTGTACCTAGGAGAAAATGGTCCCCAGTGTTGAGAAGGAACACTATGACCATGACCAGATAAAAATGCACTATTTGCTTCAGTGGAGATCATTTCAAAATCTCTGTCAGAAGAAGTGAATGGTTTCCTGTTTTGATGAAAGTCAGACCAGGAAGAATGTTCTTCCTGTTGGCCCCAAAAAGGACTTTGTCCAAATCTCTGTTCCCTGCTCCATCCAAAGGTATTGCTAAGGAAAGACCTAGGAAATGGGTTATCTTCATGGTAGAACGGCATATTCTCTGAGTTCTCAAATGGGTCAGGACTCATTGCATTATTCATGGGGGCATTTAAATCAACACTTTGGGAAACACTCTGTGAATGGTAAAATTCATATCTCCTATCCTCCTGAAAACACCTGGGATACATATACTGGTCAGCAGGGTCAACTTCCATTGGTGATGGTGTCCTCAGGAACTCTTCCTGGTTCTGCCTATCTCTAGAGGAATCTGATCTATTCCATATGATAGATGATAAAGGAGTTCTTTTTGGGCTCTGTTGGTGGCTTGGTGGTATAAATCCAGTATTGTTCTGAGTTGTGGCTGAAAAAGGTAAGCTTCTTGCTGTGAAATACCCTGTAGCTGGTGAGGCTGATCGTTGTCTGCTGTCAAAATACAGAGAAGTACAACCAAAAATATTCTTTTGCACATTATCTTCTTTTAAGACTCTGGGTTCCCGTGTCTTGTACATATCACAGATTGTCCTTGTTCTAGGAGAAAAGGTTTTAAAACCTTCCTTAGGGGTCCCTGGTCTTAAGATGTCATAGATAGACATATTAGAAGTTTCATTACAGCAATTTTTGTGCCTTGCTGTGATATTACGGTGTTTATTCCCACTGGAGTAAAAACGACTGAACTGTGTTCTTGATCCATAGTTGAGAGGTGTTCTGGAATTCGATGAGCTTGGAGACTGTTCCTGAGCCAGTTTTCCATCCAAATCATCTAAAACTTAAAGGAGAATATGCATCATTTTTTTGCATAAGATTTTACAGTCTAATAATATTTTGAGTTGTTGAAGGCCCCGCTTGAAGAAACATAATCCCGTATAATTTTTAGATCATATCACCATAAATGTTATGACATTAATTTTGATTATGTCTTTAAGATAGTTTGACTTTTACAAGCCTGTAATggaagtttctttttcattttcacactTTTTCAAATCACACATTTTCAAAGTTGACCTTCAAAAATGCCTTAAGAACATAAAAgccacatttttttcccctaacagtAAATTTTAATCATGGTTTCTAGTGAATCTTTTGTGTCACTAGGTAGCTATAATGTTTCCAATTATGTTTACCTCAGGGGATTGTAAAAGATATGAAAGTCTGTAAATAACATGTGAGTTCTTAGTTGTACTTAGTTGCACATTACTGCCAAAAGTTTAGCACCCAATTTATTAACATACTTATTTGGATGGATTTGagcaatatataaaattttaagttctataaaattttgttaagtgATATGCTAATGGTAGATTGCTTTTCCTGGAAAAATTATGGCCCATTAGCACTCATAACATATAACACTTTCTATGTGTCTGTCAGGTACAGTTCTAAGCACTAAATAGATTAACTCATTAAATCCTCATATAACCTTGTAAGTTTGGTACTGttactattctcattttataaagaggaaactgaggcacgaagAGATTAAGTTGCCTAGGTGACACAAGCTAGTAAGTGGATCCAGGCAGCCTGTCTCCTGAGTCCACACACGCAACCACTGTGCCATAAAAgttcacttttcattttttcttttaatgaactAAAGATGATTTCACTATGAGCTCATAATGTTACAAGGATGTGAAGTTGCTGTTGGCAAACAATGTTTACTTTTCTCTCAGTAAGAAGGCCAGAGAGTGGTGTCTAAGTCAGGCCCCAGTGACCTCCCTGTAATTCTGAGGACCTGGGCCAACCCAAGACCCAGGGCTCATGCTTACTAGGACCACAGTCTCTGTGATCTCAGAAAAGTCACAGGATATTTTCAGCTGATTGGTATTTCCTTGAACTGTTTATTGAATCATATTCAACATCTTTTCCTCAATAAAAACCTGTTAGAATTTAAATAGAATCCTTATCTTTTAAGCTTTTAAGATGCTCTAAGACCCACCTTGTAATagatatattttatcatattcaTGTTACAATAAATATGAGTAGATTGtgtattttttgaagaaatgttcattaaaaaaataaaatctgacatgAGAAATAAGTTATGGGATTATTTAAATTGCTGAAGAACTTTTTGGTTTACAGAAATCTATCCTTCTGAGTTACATAAAATGGTGCACTCTCTTTGGTTACTTAAAATTATTTGTCattaaaaattgtaattttaaCTCTTCAATGACAGGGAAAGTGAGGTATATCGGTATCTGAGTGAATGTACGTGAGACGTACTTATAATATACCAATTATGTTAGGTCAGGTGCTGAAGGGGTTTTTGATATCTGCTCTGAATTTTCCATACGCTACTTTATTTGTAAGTTGGTACTATTAAGTTCGCATAGCCAGCAAAAGAACTAGTCTTGAGCATTAAAGATCTGTAACTAAGGAATTCTTCAGGGAAAACATTCATCAATGTTTTaatgaaaaaagttatttttctcctgtccctgaaataatttatttcctacatccacaaataaaataatcaagCAATGCCAAAATATAAGGcagggcaaaaagaaaagaaaactacataagTCTGTCTTTAAAGCAAATTATAATGAAATCTGTTGATTTCTGTTCTCCCTTTCAAGCTGTTCAtagttttttcttcctccttaaaTAAAGTCTTTTGCTGACTACAAAAGCAATATATGGTAAATACAGGAAAGTATAAGAAAAGACATAAAATCACCTGGAGTCCTACTTCCCAGAGATAACCACTCTTAACATCAGTATCACAggattttaaattattcaaagtCACTTTGATTCCCAAATTAATACTGCTATTTGACTCACTACTCTTGAGGTCAAAAAAATTCCTGTTCtgcttctcctttttattttcagagaggtcaagtcatttttttttttcacttcataaAAAGTAGTTCTCCTCTACTAGCAAAACCTTTGTTTTGGAACAGAAGTTTTCCTCTGGGTCTCTTTTCTCTGAAGCAAGTTCTCTGCCAGTAACCATCTTACTGAAAGGAGTTAACCAACCAGCTGGATGTCTCTCAATGACCACACCACCTGTCCTAACTATAGGGCTGAGGTGACATCATTGCCCTTGCAAATTGAATTTAGTTCCTCAAGGTGAAGCTAGTGAATGATTTCAGACTTCACTTTTCAAATGGCTAGGCTTATTTTATATAGAATAAACTATGTCAAGGTGAGCTATGCTTGTATAATAAGGTCCATGTGTATATAGTACTTTTGGAACCTGTTTTAGTCTTTATTGTTATCTATTGTACAAGGTTAATTGTTTAACAACAATCAGATTTCATCACAGTGCATTTAGGTCCTAATCAGGAACAATAAAAGTCTATTAAGGACAGTAAACTTTATAGATATATTTCCTAAagacatatttttcctttttacctgagtttaaatattaaacattattaCCATTCCATAGATTTATCAGGCCCTGATCCAAGAATATTTGCTtagattatatttaaatataagattctttagggacttccctggtggcacagtggttaggaatctgcctgccaaggcagggcacaagggttcgagccctggcctgagaagatcccacatgccgcggagcaactaagcccatgcgccacaactactgagcctgtgctctagagcccgcgagccacagctactgaagcccgcacgcctagagcccgtactccgcaacaagagaagccaccgcgatgagaagcccgcgcaccgcaacgaagagtagcccccgctcaccgcaactagagaaagcgtgcacagagcaacaaagacccaacacagcaaaaaataaataaattaattaattaatttaaaaaaaaagattctttaatATTTGTGTTGATAGCATGTAACCACATCCTCTTCAGGTAAGGTAAACAAGAGAGACTTCAAAAATAAAGTACAGGGTTTGATACATTTTGAGCACTTTAATACAGACTGTAATTATTATTTGCTTTCCTTTAGTACTGGGAATTCCAAAGGCAATTCAATGCATAGACTTACCTTGGAAAAACTCATCCTC of Balaenoptera ricei isolate mBalRic1 chromosome 8, mBalRic1.hap2, whole genome shotgun sequence contains these proteins:
- the EXPH5 gene encoding exophilin-5 isoform X1, producing the protein MKKKPGRSFRCWKEKRSYRGQRRTGSDPMELQTSRSKNIPNQRNPTSVPSRLSFGSSFASLFSFRKSRKETLKLQPLGEKGCDDHIPPVSVRGTALQSKIYNSPLENQPIDSAFVPKPAGMREGSSMPPWDVSLIEDEFFQVLDDLDGKLAQEQSPSSSNSRTPLNYGSRTQFSRFYSSGNKHRNITARHKNCCNETSNMSIYDILRPGTPKEGFKTFSPRTRTICDMYKTREPRVLKEDNVQKNIFGCTSLYFDSRQRSASPATGYFTARSLPFSATTQNNTGFIPPSHQQSPKRTPLSSIIWNRSDSSRDRQNQEEFLRTPSPMEVDPADQYMYPRCFQEDRRYEFYHSQSVSQSVDLNAPMNNAMSPDPFENSENMPFYHEDNPFPRSFLSNTFGWSREQRFGQSPFWGQQEEHSSWSDFHQNRKPFTSSDRDFEMISTEANSAFLSGHGHSVPSQHWGPFSPRYRTNISRNQEKPHPSQFDSQASTLESMEVSQVNRNQSTHFSAPHVCSMSGSSYHIKSGGLECLQDSSPMELHINREPYPFGIAQTLASSFKTTFPQIPDDRGNPQSPSFQNPTVTLQKIKPASLPNRNYTEITGTNSDSVDSPSLTESQPNILVTEVNNEKDLNGTVLEKDKQLNKIDQTNMTGEIPQLVSQTVISNPLPDFQNLLSQDSAKSNRFVFNASMTISSKSLPGVISRRDISKIHKANELKKDKSYTGNRKLGSATSLPFIQESRTTSPFLSPNEGCHQELTERNKDISSIIKNNHGSPERTDNQNVQSPEKPAVLDTKEEQCTTTYSTNCSKPPADHNMPCDSLDLSSGTLPDSSPSNDSCLDALVIPSPTGFSWKCPSSKDLSLGEREEKDNDCKNQNSQFSLSHSENQKSNVYCMRVHNEVGDVVKCHSHPPFRDGKGKGKIRRRISYTEKLSKTESRSIPTSDSSNLIEGTESNSKPPELHTIYCTLPRKSASFLINNRKSESKIMPSSFRNEPLAFQIKNDVEDPVGKYTSNKFSPSSCESESKCSRVVSDSVSVPPEATEGMTNMTNIGSASVRKGPLQVLIKRAVSCPSGVPYASTGRDEREEGLVSGTDASTITVKPWERLINPLGSDSSVRECSLSNRHHQKEYFQECTEKNGRISASRTGMFSHPNEHPLPFSADLSGKESGKTLHKFKTTSMFSVSGDEDNVKCLEVISIYYTLPRKHSKKFCNLLQKYTQNIDSLTESTKVGTKTSPNALEKDKVNCSTQEQSGTPSSKDLKMQVSSAQENSHLSHTTENMTGLQLPSFGSSEPTLQEVASIEADVSLHKGEPKSREISPHNLAKTPLCDSQSEKEKGKKLRSETLYTSPMLQEKKVTREKSENCQQSIKSGNSDFSNLPANSEENVENSQIIRSSGECTSSAIAITATGSLQKDITGIAIDDSSNGLQPGEVRGEIRKDFPKNPDKPLSDSESQVFALTPALHKLQLDEKTCSSEQDLDSLQSEPRELPQRSQEVNMTESKAKDEMQELAWNQPSLPEGSNKSKKSLDDLEKGKNRSSVKHRLAVMSKASRKFPAEDLYPRRHVTIFPQSGNSSGFSTLSLGTPECNPHSPVPTLKSTESTDESRLSNDGVNVEKSEDPLQVTAVTNRETSTHLSNQKSNNISQPYQNEFKKISESQLKYENSKDVTVAQILERESEALAQPSLISLREADFPDHRRGLNPPFQLEPAEKSTVSMPLASFQQQQRSASSLEWEPEPHPYCLKSLKSINVHRALLQKSHPPKVRERHFSESTSIDNALSQRTLGNEFSNNSGYSRRFKSFSELPSCDENESWALYNSRPKMGPRSATSISRPIDYGIFGKEQQLAFLANVKRSLTQGRLWKPSFLKNPGFLKDDVVNTANPTESSSSNSPSNQMPEGGLSLSAPLNIYEDDPVDSDCDTDTTTDDEYYLDENDKESEL